A window from Zonotrichia albicollis isolate bZonAlb1 chromosome 8, bZonAlb1.hap1, whole genome shotgun sequence encodes these proteins:
- the RGSL1 gene encoding regulator of G-protein signaling protein-like, with protein sequence MMTPASIASTDMGLLLQDDVFVDFFNIFLSLPIFGQTPLYISGMGRWCLWPELPSHLDASPAALLAWLEKQRLPHFCKSSLCLHLVLCQRLLAFIRSGEAAELLNWHSADQWLLERCISGSQGMQHLCAFLRGTAGEELMDFWLITERLLGLDESDGSQRELFLSLEHRLRATHLREGSSVLTFCTTIVGSLPKAKHIQSISTRREILSKMQEQVLFMIQSYWLPKFLEHCKMGMEEEELCRPLLQEYQKRLSQAGWQPPGLADPVPTMHIKRSQGVPGPYCSQKAKAEVWAMVKEGRDSQELKMATFQVKAEKQPGPAGSREELWLDKNAVGSTPQQSQHPAFGGRGRAAFPGRPQSSAKQDLQNLCKVKMLPDLLPSASLARLPSLKKPIKTLDFLPWALSAEACAGRPFRDFLQHQNRPMEALLLDLWHDLEEFLPVVLDSGRENSFSLRHLIGEKICKTYLEDSSIEKLPLETRTLVSLWNRLTYGEFSPWIFRAQKEICKVLCGLYEEFLAADDRTFLQFMAPGMDVPMAKVPGRAAGRWGHFHLSQRMNQALQLSQALHGTRSLEEVSSKHWQLLAARDLQKGGSIQAEMELLLGSHESQRMIADELAVSSPSREEELLQLTKAALGESTWAPTYPALLGNSFRRKGLSSHHRLCSGALTQPGRVALGDFSEADAEEVRPSPLVSPGPESPQRHPVEAPGSRCHLWLSPGEEASPVSVPTAVASERIARENAAAAARKREARKRRLEEEGEEYEEDEEDTDEDEEEKEGPYYQKKKKQKQMEKEKKSGKQKKTEKQEKTGKEKRTEKEKRTEKEKKTEKEKKQKQRRKDQQQDQQQDLLPWNKKPRSRRPRFVQDGTGDLKTPRMAWAWAAIRELVRSFCKFRRDMKNQTRCAEFQDFLRQERRNKRESMSGVPPPLLLPPLGLGREEIGENLFLTSHHRHLVPCYAVASLSSNVVYASLHPCLKKKAKNNPNQETVNGAKVRQARKTNKRKLFSGCGCKEEEGRRSPGQREGVAHRGRKGPRKLHAAKGSPDRVKEQTQCWAAAHSISSPDSDLPVKEKKSKGPAKSPAKSPRKGKGKGKGQQQQVTLIKRRILDKQIIIVNFLVDDLRFYLEMDRFSKLADGMEDADPQNTESGNYSSFLKKKLEIISKLFLNSDIPPKLRVNISQKERDFIWRSSSKGPLTRAIYHNAKVTLFPILMFFWRRFCTWKVMRTFQAYQGLSRFGTPEEEEEEENSELPDEGDRSSQEPKGGRSSKAQQQERSSKAQQQDRSSKAQQQERSSQEPKEGRSSKVQQEKSSQEPKGGRSSRGRKEGKVPASAPAKSPSKAAKSPGPKKLEVIASTTQHAPGKKALLSYNMSDGLGLLLPRPPKKTEPPEEQKAADASGEKRPSLTEPALQAGP encoded by the exons ATGATGACTCCTG CATCCATAGCTTCCACGGAcatggggctgctgctgcaagaTGATGTTTTTGTTGACTTTTTCAACATCTTTCTGAGCCTTCCT ATTTTTGGGCAGACACCCCTTTACATCAGTGGCATGGGCCGGTGGTGCCTGTGGCCAGAGCTGCCGAGCCACCTG GATGCCAGCCCCGCGGCTTTGCTGGCTTGGTTGGAAAAGCAGCGTCTGCCTCACTTCTGCAAATCCAGCCTGTGCCTGCACCTCGTCCTCTGCCAGAGGCTGCTGGCTTTCATTCGCTCGGGGGAAGCAG cagagctgctgaactGGCACAGTGCTGACCAGTGGCTGCTGGAGAGGTGCATCAGCGGGAGCCAGGGCATGCAGCACCTCTGCGCCTTCCTCCGGGGAACTGCAG GGGAAGAACTGATGGACTTCTGGCTCATCACTGAGAGGCTCCTGGGTCTGGATGAGTCGGATGGGAGTCAGAGGGAGCTGTTCTTGTCCCTGGAGCACAGGCTGAGAGCCACTCATCTGCGTGAAGGCTCCAGCGTCCTCACCTTCTGCACCACCATCGTGG GGTCTCTTCCAAAAGCCAAGCACATCCAGTCTATCAGCACGAGGAGGGAGATCCTAAGCAAGATGCAGGAACAGGTCCTGTTCATGATTCAGAGTTACTGGCTCCCTAAATTCCTCGAGCACTGCAAGATGGGGATGGAGGAAGAGGAATTGTGCCGGCCTTTGCTGCAGGAATATCAGAAACGTTTGTCACAGGCTGGCTGGCAGCCCCCAGGCCTTGCAGATCCCGTCCCCACCATGCACATCAAAAGGAGCCAGGGTGTGCCAGGGCCCTACTGCAGCCAGAAGGCCaaagcagaggtctgggctatGGTCAAGGAAGGGAGAGACAGCCAAGAATTGAAAATGGCCACTTTTCAGGTGAAAGCAGAGAAGCAGCCAGggccagctgggagcagggaggaatTGTGGCTGGATAAGAATGCTGTGGGATCAACTCCCCAGCAGTCACAGCATCCTGCCTTtggaggcagaggaagagcagcaTTTCCTGGCAGACCTCAGTCCAGTGCAAAGCAGGATCTACAAAACCTCTGTAAGGTGAAAATGCTCCCTGACCTGCTTCCCTCTGCATCCCTTGCCCGGCTGCCATCCCTGAAAAAGCCAATCAAGACCCTGGATTTCCTTCCCTGGGCCCTGAGTGCTGAGGCTTGTGCTGGAAGACCCTTCAGAGATTTCCTGCAGCATCAGAACAGGCCCATGGAGGCTCTTCTCCTGGACCTGTGGCACGACCTGGAGGAGTTTCTGCCCGTGGTTCTGGACTCCGGCAGAGAAAACAGCTTCTCCCTGCGCCATCTGATTGGGGAGAAGATCTGCAAGACCTACCTGGAGGACAGCAGCATTGAGAAGCTGCCCTTGGAGACCAGGACCCTCGTGAGTTTGTGGAACCGTCTGACATATGGAGAATTCTCCCCCTGGATATTCAGAGCCCAGAAGGAGATTTGCAAG GTGCTCTGTGGCCTCTATGAGGAATTTCTGGCTGCTGACGACAGGACATTCCTCCAGTTTATG GCTCCAGGCATGGATGTCCCCATGGCCAAGGTGCCAGGCCGTGCTGCTGGCAGATGGGGACATTTCCACCTGTCCCAGAGGATGaaccaggccctgcagctgagCCAGGCCCTGCATGGCACGAGGAGCTTGGAGGAGGTCTCCTCCAAGCACTGGCAATTGCTTGCGGCTCGGGACCTGCAGAAAGGGGGCTCCATCCAGGCAGagatggagctgctcctgggcagccaTG AATCCCAGAGGATGATAGCAGATGAGCTggctgtgagcagccccagcagggaagaggagctcctgcagctcacGAAGGCAGCACTCGGTGAGTCCACGTGGGCTCCCACATATCCAGCACTCTTGGGGAACTCCTTCAGAAGGAAAGGCCTCTCCAGCCACCacaggctgtgctctggggcaTTAACCCAGCCAgggagggtggcactgggggatTTCTCTGAAGCAGATGCTGAGGAGGTCAGACCAT CTCCCTTGGTGTCTCCTGGGCCAGAGTCACCACAGAGACACCCTGTGGAGGCTCCAGGGTCCAGGTGTCACctctggctgtcccctggggaAGAGGCCAGCCCTGTTTCTGTCCCCACAGCTGTTGCATCTGAGAGGATTGCTCGAgagaatgctgctgctgctgcaaggaAGAGGGAAGCTAGAAAACGCAG gctggaggaggagggtgaggaGTATGAGGAGGACGAGGAAGATACggatgaggatgaagaagagaaggaaggaccCTACTatcagaagaagaagaagcagaaacagatggagaaggagaaaaagtcagggaagcagaaaaagacagagaagcaggaaaagacagggaaggagaaaaggacagagaaggagaaaaggacagagaaggagaaaaagacagagaaggagaaaaaacagaagcagaggagGAAGGATCAGCAGCAGGATCAGCAGCAGGATTTGTTGCCCTGGAACAAAAAGCCCAGGTCGAGGCGTCCTCGGTTTGTGCAGGATGGGACAGGGGACCTCAAGACACCAAGGATG gcaTGGGCCTGGGCTGCCATCCGGGAGCTTGTCAGGAGCTTCTGCAAGTTCAGGAGGGACATGAAGAATCAAACACGCTGCGCAGAATTTCAGGATTTTCTCCGTCAGGAGCGAAGAAACAAGAGGGAAAGTATGTCCGGTGTCCCTCcacccctgctcctccctcccctgGGTTTAGGTAGAGAAGAAATTGGAGAAAACCTGTTCCTTACCTCCCACCACCGTCACTTAGTGCCCTGTTATGCTGTTGCATCTCTCTCAAGCAATGTTGTATATGCAAGTTTGCATCCctgcctgaaaaaaaaagccaaaaacaacccaaaccagGAAACAGTAAATGGAGCTAAGGTGAGACAggccagaaaaacaaacaaaaggaaattgtTTTCTGG CTGTGGATGcaaagaggaggagggaaggagatCACCAGGCCAGAGGGAAGGTGTAGCTCACAGGGGTAGAAAGGGCCCCAGGAAATTGCATGCAGCTAAGGGAAGCCCAGATAGGGTGAAGGAGCAAAcccagtgctgggcagcagcacacagcatcTCTTCCCCTGACTCAGACTTGCCTGTCAAGGAGAAGAAGAGCAAAGGTCCTGCCAAGAGTCCTGCCAAGAGCCCCCGCAAGGGCAAGGGCAAGGGcaagggccagcagcagcaggtgacgCTGATCAAACGCCGCATTTTGGACAAACAGATCATCATTGTCAACTTCCTCGTGGATGACCTCCGCTTTTACCTGGAGATGGACAG GTTTTCCAAGCTGGCTGATGGCATGGAAGATGCAGACCCCCAGAACACAGAGTCAGGAAACTACAGTTCCTTTCTCAAGAAGAAACTTGAGATCATCAGCAAACTTTTCCTGAACTCTGACATTCCCCCCAAGCTGAGG gtgaacATCTCTCAGAAAGAGAGGGATTTCATCTGGCGTTCATCCTCCAAGGGGCCGCTGACCCGGGCCATCTACCACAACGCCAAGGTCACCCTCTTCCCCATCCTGATGTTCTTCTGGAGAAG GTTCTGCACCTGGAAGGTGATGAGGACCTTTCAGGCCTACCAAGGGCTCAGCAGGTTTGGGAcccctgaggaggaggaggaggaggagaactcTGAGCTCCCTGATGAGGGGGACAGGAGCTCTCAGGAGCCCAAGGGAGGCAGGAGCTCCAaggcccagcagcaggagaggagctccAAGGCCCAACAGCAGGACAGGAGCTCCAaggcccagcagcaggagaggagctcTCAGGAGcccaaggaaggcaggagctccAAGGTCCAACAGGAGAAGAGCTCTCAGGAGCCCAAGGGAGGCAGGAGCTCCCGTGGCCGCAAGGAGGGCAAGGTTCCAGCCTCTGCACCTGCAAAAAGCCCCTCCAAAGCAGCCAAGAGCCCTGGCCCCAAGAAGCTGGAGGTCATTGCCTCTACTACACAACATGCTCCAG GTAAAAAGGCTCTCCTTTCCTACAACATGTCAGATGGCCTTGGGCTCCTGCTACCACGGCCCCCAAAGAAAACTGAGCCTCCAGAGGAGCAAAAAG CTGCAGATGCCAGTGGGGAGAAGAGGCCCTCGCTCACTGAGCCCGCCCTGCAGGCTGG gcCCTAA
- the RNASEL gene encoding 2-5A-dependent ribonuclease, translating to MEPPAHNQEAAEVLSSELNNAVCSKNKAAVLELLERGADVNSKVGSGWTPLQSAVSTGEVELVRLLLDRGASVHARKDNGGTAFTEAGIAGNVEVLELLLERGSDIHEQDINGFTAFMEAAWYGREEALRFLYCRGAKVNLGREPSQEKVKLHKGGATALMDACRERHFSAVKILVQEMGADVNIRDNRDRNALIHALKKGSDKRKDVSPVPIVHFLLEHGVDVKSKDECGKTALILAVEMKSLELVTALLEKDEIDIDDADEEGNTALMVAVEKDDHRIAKLLCEKGARTDRGNLIAVARRNRSPSMENLLREHKVRFVPEMPRAWEPHSKRWRDQLKSLDQMYRPMIGKLKTFPYSKQKIQDDIYLGLHGGTEVAVQITCSAEGDREKEFLEKCSHSEHLLKLFQSEKEKGCMFLCFPLWEKNLQEHLHDPEGQKNYKAALKTIFQALRELHSLGFAHQDLQPGNFVIDLGGKIYLADFGNKRRLIEGQEELVKSDLQALGRLVLYILSGGRKTLQEVGIEDLAPNSPDYTEALDLVQSLSSPDERGLEGLSKHPYFWSIQSRFNFLKSIWNKIKDDQNQKSIFQDPNVTKKAFPYPQWTKTIDKDILHAMENPRNAKPTKYRNNVTQLLRLMRNMDEHKDEKITNKIGDYAEYFLETFPELTMYVYNSLRQNSRCSHLADFQEPSL from the exons ATGGAGCCCCCAGCTCACAACCAGGAGGCAGCAGAAGTCCTTAGCTCAGAGCTAAATAATGCTGTGTGCAGCAAGAacaaagcagctgtgctggagctgctggagcgaGGGGCAGATGTGAATTCCAAGGTGGGCAGTGGCTGGACACCCCTGCAGAGCGCAGTGAGCACCGGTGAGGTGGAGCTGGTCCGGCTTCTGCTGGACAGGGGAGCCTCTGTGCATGCCAGGAAGGACAATGGGGGCACTGCCTTTACTGAGGCAGGGATTGCAGGGAACGTGGAGGTCCTGGAGCTCCTCCTGGAGCGTGGCTCAGACATCCACGAGCAGGACATCAACGGCTTCACAGCCTTCATGGAGGCCGCGTGGTACGGGAGGGAGGAAGCCTTGAGGTTCCTCTACTGCAGAGGGGCAaaggtgaatttggggagggagCCCAGCCAGGAGAAAGTCAAGCTGCACAAAGGAGGGGCCACAGCGCTGATGGACGCTTGCAGGGAGCGCCACTTCTCGGCTGTGAAAATCCTGGTCCAGGAGATGGGGGCTGACGTGAACATCCGTGACAACAGAGACAGGAATGCCCTGATCCATGCCCTAAAGAAGGGTTCAGACAAAAGAAAGGACGTGTCACCTGTGCCCATAGTTCATTTCCTGCTGGAGCACGGTGTGGATGTGAAGAGCAAAGATGAATGTGGGAAAACTGCCCTCATCCTGGCTGTTGAGATGAAGAGCCTGGAGCTGGTGACAGCTTTGCTGGAGAAGGATGAGATAGATATTGATGATGCAGATGAGGAAGGCAACACAGCCCTGATGGTGGCTGTGGAGAAAGATGATCACAGAATAGCAAAGTTGTTGTGCGAAAAGGGAGCGAGGACGGATCGTGGGAACCTGATTGCAGTTGCCAGGAGGAATCGTTCTCCCAGCATGGAAAATCTTCTTCGTGAGCACAAGGTCAGGTTTGTTCCAGAAATGCCCAGAGCATGGGAGCCACACAGCAAACGCTGGAGGGATCAGCTGAAAAGCCTTGATCAAATGTATCGCCCCATGATTGGCAAACTGAAGACATTTCCATACAGCAAGCAGAAAATTCAGGATGATATCTACCTCGGGCTCCATGGGGGGACAGAGGTGGCAGTGCAAATAACTTGCAGTGCAGAAGGCGACAGAGAGAAAGAGTTCCTTGAAAAATGTTCTCACAGCGAACATCTACTGAAGCTCTTCCAGTCTGAGAAGGAAAAAGGCTGCATGTTCTTGTGCTTCCCACTCTGGGAGAAAAACCTCCAGGAGCACCTGCACGACCCTGAGGGCCAGAAGAATTACAAAGCTGCTCTGAAGACCATCTTCCAGGCACTCAGAGAGCTACACTCCCTTGGGTTTGCTCATCAGGATCTACAACCCGGGAACTTCGTAATAG ATTTAGGTGGCAAAATTTACTTGGCGGACTTTGGTAACAAAAGAAGGTTGATTGAAGGCCAAGAAGAACTTGTAAAGTCAGATCTACAG gccctgggcAGGCTCGTGCTCTACATTTTATCAGGGGGTAGGAAAACCCTCCAGGAAGTTGGAATTGAGGATTTGGCTCCCAATTCCCCAGATTACACAGAGGCTCTGGACCTGGTACAAAGCCTGTCTTCTCCTGATGAACGAGGCTTGGAAGGGTTGAGCAAACATCCCTATTTCTGGAGCATTCAGAG CAGGTTCAACTTCCTGAAGAGTATATGGAATAAAATCAAAGAtgaccaaaaccaaaaaagtatttttcaagaTCCTAATGTCACTAAGAAAGCTTTTCCTTATCCACAGTGGACCAAAACG ATTGACAAAGATATTTTACATGCCATGGAAAACCCCAGGAATGCAAAACCTACCAAATACAGAAATAATGTCACCCAACTGCTGAGGCTCATGAGAAACATGGATGAACATAAAGATGAAAA GATCACCAACAAAATAGGAGACTATGCTGAGTATTTCCTGGAGACTTTCCCAGAACTCACCATGTATGTGTACAACAGCTTACGGCAGAACTCCAGGTGCAGCCACCTCGCAGACTTCCAGGAGCCTTCTCTATAG